In Stenotrophomonas sp. ASS1, the following proteins share a genomic window:
- a CDS encoding lytic murein transglycosylase, with translation MPILTTLGLAAALASPPALPAAPDASVDPAFSRCLSGLQATAASQGISAERFNEIIAGLTPDPSVLGLLDAQPEFTTPIWDYLAALVDRQRVADGRAMLQQHRDLLDRVSAQYGVDPATIVAVWGVESDYGRVFGKRPLLQSLATLSCAGRRQPFFRGELLALLKLIDRGDLQAQGLTGSWAGAFGHTQFMPSTYARIAVDGDGDGRRDLVGSIPDALASTANYLKRAGWRSGEPWGMEVLVPAGFNASQAGRTQRRALADWRAQGLTALDGSALAPANLPADARAALLLPAGNKGPALLVFRNYDAIYSYNAAESYALAIATLADQLRGGNGLATAWPTDDPGIGRDERRQLQALLLARGYDIGSADGMIGIATRRAIQSEQQRLGWANADGRAGQRILRALQEEAAAIAPAAQKALPQAR, from the coding sequence ATGCCCATTCTGACCACCCTCGGCCTGGCGGCCGCTCTCGCCTCGCCCCCCGCGCTGCCTGCAGCACCGGATGCCAGCGTCGATCCGGCCTTCAGCCGCTGCCTTTCGGGCCTTCAGGCCACGGCCGCCAGCCAAGGCATCAGCGCCGAGCGCTTCAACGAAATCATCGCCGGCCTCACCCCGGACCCCAGTGTGCTCGGCCTGCTCGACGCGCAGCCGGAATTCACCACGCCGATCTGGGACTACCTGGCCGCGCTGGTCGATCGCCAGCGCGTGGCTGATGGTCGCGCCATGCTGCAGCAGCATCGCGACCTGCTCGATCGAGTGTCGGCGCAGTACGGTGTCGATCCGGCCACCATCGTCGCGGTCTGGGGCGTGGAGAGCGACTACGGCCGCGTGTTCGGCAAGCGCCCCCTGCTGCAGTCACTGGCCACGCTGTCCTGCGCCGGCCGTCGCCAACCCTTCTTCCGCGGTGAATTGCTGGCACTGCTCAAGCTGATCGACCGCGGCGACCTGCAGGCACAGGGCCTCACCGGTTCCTGGGCCGGTGCCTTCGGGCATACGCAGTTCATGCCCAGCACCTACGCACGCATCGCCGTGGACGGTGATGGCGATGGCCGCCGCGATCTGGTCGGCAGCATTCCCGATGCGCTGGCCTCCACTGCCAACTACCTCAAGCGTGCCGGCTGGCGCAGTGGCGAGCCGTGGGGCATGGAAGTTCTCGTTCCCGCTGGCTTCAACGCCAGCCAGGCCGGACGTACCCAGCGTCGCGCCCTGGCCGACTGGCGTGCGCAGGGCCTGACCGCGCTGGATGGCAGTGCGCTGGCTCCGGCCAACCTGCCGGCGGATGCGCGCGCCGCCCTGCTGCTGCCGGCCGGCAACAAGGGCCCGGCGTTGCTGGTGTTCCGCAACTACGACGCGATCTACAGCTACAACGCCGCCGAAAGCTATGCGCTGGCGATCGCCACGCTGGCCGACCAGCTGCGTGGCGGCAACGGGCTGGCTACCGCCTGGCCGACGGATGATCCCGGCATCGGCCGCGATGAACGCCGCCAGCTGCAGGCCCTGCTGCTGGCGCGTGGCTACGACATCGGCAGCGCCGACGGCATGATCGGTATTGCCACCCGTCGCGCGATCCAGTCCGAGCAGCAGCGCCTGGGCTGGGCCAACGCCGATGGGCGTGCCGGCCAACGCATCCTGCGCGCGCTGCAGGAAGAGGCGGCCGCCATCGCACCCGCTGCGCAGAAGGCCTTGCCCCAGGCACGCTGA
- the egtD gene encoding L-histidine N(alpha)-methyltransferase, producing MSTVHDALQALTDLTPGRQQILADVVAGLSRTPRQLPSKYFYDARGSRLFEQITQTPEYYPTRTELALLKRVLPDIARSVGPRLHVVELGSGSGRKTALLLAALHDPVAYTPIEISRAALLSSIDHLASALPEVEMLPVCADFTRPVAVPMPEREPARRLLFFPGSTLGNFEGEDAVALLRAMRQTMGRDGLALVGIDLHKDPALIEAAYNDTQGVTAAFTLNLLARLNREIGSDFDLDGFHHRACYSTARLRIETDLVSRWAQDVHLDGRTFHFAADEPIRVEYSHKYTDDSFEALLQQAGLQVTQRWNADSPAYGLRLLRAI from the coding sequence ATGAGCACCGTCCATGACGCGCTGCAGGCATTGACCGATCTCACTCCCGGCCGCCAGCAGATCCTGGCCGACGTAGTGGCCGGACTCTCACGTACGCCGCGCCAGCTGCCGTCCAAGTACTTCTACGATGCGCGTGGCTCGCGACTGTTCGAGCAGATCACGCAGACCCCCGAGTACTACCCCACGCGCACCGAGCTGGCCCTGCTGAAGCGTGTGCTGCCGGACATCGCCCGCAGCGTTGGCCCGCGTCTGCACGTGGTGGAGCTGGGCAGCGGCAGCGGACGCAAGACCGCGCTGCTGCTGGCCGCACTTCACGACCCGGTGGCCTATACGCCGATTGAAATCTCGCGGGCCGCGCTGCTGTCCAGCATCGATCATCTGGCGTCGGCGTTGCCGGAGGTGGAGATGCTGCCGGTCTGTGCCGACTTCACCCGCCCCGTCGCCGTTCCCATGCCCGAGCGCGAACCCGCGCGACGGCTGCTGTTCTTCCCCGGTTCCACGCTGGGCAACTTTGAAGGCGAAGACGCGGTCGCACTGCTGCGGGCGATGCGCCAGACGATGGGCCGCGACGGCCTGGCCCTGGTCGGCATCGATCTGCACAAGGACCCGGCGCTGATCGAAGCGGCCTACAACGACACGCAGGGTGTCACCGCCGCGTTCACTCTCAACCTGCTGGCCCGGCTCAATCGCGAGATCGGCAGCGACTTCGACCTCGACGGCTTCCACCACCGCGCCTGCTACAGCACCGCGCGGCTGCGCATCGAAACCGATCTGGTCAGCCGCTGGGCGCAGGATGTGCATCTGGACGGCCGCACCTTCCACTTCGCCGCCGACGAACCGATCCGTGTGGAGTACAGCCACAAGTACACCGACGACAGCTTCGAGGCGCTGCTGCAGCAGGCGGGCCTGCAGGTCACGCAGCGCTGGAATGCCGACAGTCCCGCCTACGGCCTGCGCCTGCTGCGTGCCATCTAG
- the egtB gene encoding ergothioneine biosynthesis protein EgtB gives MDSVPAAVAAPQHDLARQFARVRTRSLQLAAPLSAEDAMLQSMADASPSKWHLAHTTWFFERFVLAGFATAPAHDPGWDYLFNSYYKSIGPAHARPQRGLLSRPSLQQVRDYRQQVDAQVQSRLAAGDLDEQALQHLQLGLQHEQQHQELLLTDIKHAFWCNPLQPAYREDLQPATSAASAQGWIESPERIVTVGAAAWPQQAAFAYDNESPAHRVLLPAHALAERPVSNAEYRAFIDAGGYREPRWWLSEGWALREAEGWQHPLYWDDALQREYTLGGWRELDPHAPVCHLSYYEADACARWSGARLPSEYEWEAAAASQPLRGHFADDDRLHPLAAQGSGIRQLFGDVWEWTHSAYGAYPGFRPFAGNLGEYNGKFMCGQWVLRGGSCATPRGHVRASYRNFFMPPARWQFSGLRLARDLT, from the coding sequence ATGGACAGCGTACCCGCCGCCGTCGCTGCCCCGCAGCACGATCTCGCCCGCCAGTTCGCCCGTGTACGGACGCGCAGCCTGCAGTTGGCCGCGCCGCTCAGTGCCGAGGACGCCATGCTGCAGAGCATGGCTGACGCCAGCCCGAGCAAATGGCACCTGGCCCACACCACCTGGTTCTTCGAACGCTTCGTGCTGGCGGGTTTCGCCACCGCGCCAGCGCATGACCCGGGCTGGGACTACCTGTTCAACAGCTACTACAAGAGCATCGGCCCGGCGCATGCGCGGCCACAGCGCGGGTTGCTGTCGCGCCCGTCGCTGCAGCAGGTGCGCGACTACCGCCAGCAGGTCGATGCGCAGGTGCAATCGCGGTTGGCGGCGGGCGATCTCGATGAACAGGCACTGCAACATCTGCAGCTGGGCCTGCAGCACGAGCAGCAGCACCAGGAACTGCTGCTCACCGACATCAAGCATGCGTTCTGGTGCAACCCATTGCAGCCCGCCTACCGCGAGGACCTGCAGCCTGCCACCAGCGCTGCCAGTGCGCAGGGCTGGATCGAATCACCCGAGCGCATCGTCACCGTCGGCGCCGCGGCATGGCCGCAGCAGGCCGCGTTCGCCTACGACAACGAATCGCCAGCGCACCGCGTGCTGCTCCCCGCGCACGCATTGGCCGAGCGTCCCGTCAGCAATGCCGAGTATCGGGCCTTCATCGACGCCGGTGGCTATCGCGAACCGCGCTGGTGGCTCAGCGAAGGCTGGGCGCTGCGCGAAGCCGAGGGCTGGCAGCACCCGCTGTACTGGGATGACGCCCTGCAGCGCGAGTACACCCTGGGCGGTTGGCGCGAACTGGATCCGCACGCGCCGGTCTGCCACCTCAGCTACTACGAGGCCGATGCCTGCGCCCGCTGGTCCGGCGCGCGCCTGCCCAGCGAGTACGAATGGGAAGCCGCCGCTGCGTCGCAGCCGCTGCGCGGCCATTTCGCTGACGACGACCGGCTGCATCCGCTGGCAGCGCAGGGCAGTGGAATACGGCAGCTGTTCGGCGATGTCTGGGAGTGGACCCACAGCGCGTATGGCGCCTATCCGGGCTTCCGTCCCTTCGCCGGCAACCTCGGTGAGTACAACGGCAAGTTCATGTGCGGGCAGTGGGTGCTGCGTGGCGGCAGCTGCGCGACACCCCGCGGCCATGTGCGCGCCAGCTACCGCAACTTCTTCATGCCGCCGGCGCGCTGGCAGTTCTCCGGGCTGCGCCTGGCCAGGGACCTCACATGA